A DNA window from Drosophila pseudoobscura strain MV-25-SWS-2005 chromosome 2, UCI_Dpse_MV25, whole genome shotgun sequence contains the following coding sequences:
- the AP-1sigma gene encoding AP-1 complex subunit sigma-2 isoform X4, with amino-acid sequence MMLFMLLFSRQGKLRLQKWYMAYPDKVKKKITRELVTTILARKPKMCSFLEWKDCKIVYKRYASLYFCCAIEQNDNELLTLEIIHRYVELLDKYFGSVCELDIIFNFEKAYFILDELLIGGEIQETSKKNVLKAIASQDLLQEQEEFFYSLQ; translated from the exons ATG ATGCTTTTCATGCTGCTGTTCAGTCGGCAGGGCAAGCTACGGCTGCAGAAGTGGTACATGGCCTATCCAGATAAGGTGAAAAAGAAGATCACCCGCGAGTTAGTGACCACGATACTGGCTCGCAAGCCCAAGATGTGCTCGTTCCTGGAGTGGAAGGACTGCAAAATCGTATACAAGAG ATATGCCAGCTTGTACTTCTGTTGCGCCATCGAGCAGAACGACAATGAGTTGCTGACCCTAGAGATCATCCATCGCTATGTGGAGCTGCTGGATAAGTACTTTGGCAGC GTTTGCGAGCTGGACATCATATTCAACTTCGAGAAGGCGTATTTCATTCTCGATGAGCTGCTAATTGGCGGCGAGATCCAGGAGACATCGAAGAAGAATGTACTTAAAGCGATTGCCTCACAGGATCTGCTACAAGAG CAAGAAGAGTTCTTTTACTCGCTGCAATAG
- the AP-1sigma gene encoding AP-1 complex subunit sigma-2 isoform X3 translates to MLFMLLFSRQGKLRLQKWYMAYPDKVKKKITRELVTTILARKPKMCSFLEWKDCKIVYKRYASLYFCCAIEQNDNELLTLEIIHRYVELLDKYFGSVCELDIIFNFEKAYFILDELLIGGEIQETSKKNVLKAIASQDLLQEDETPQSFFDDHGLG, encoded by the exons ATGCTTTTCATGCTGCTGTTCAGTCGGCAGGGCAAGCTACGGCTGCAGAAGTGGTACATGGCCTATCCAGATAAGGTGAAAAAGAAGATCACCCGCGAGTTAGTGACCACGATACTGGCTCGCAAGCCCAAGATGTGCTCGTTCCTGGAGTGGAAGGACTGCAAAATCGTATACAAGAG ATATGCCAGCTTGTACTTCTGTTGCGCCATCGAGCAGAACGACAATGAGTTGCTGACCCTAGAGATCATCCATCGCTATGTGGAGCTGCTGGATAAGTACTTTGGCAGC GTTTGCGAGCTGGACATCATATTCAACTTCGAGAAGGCGTATTTCATTCTCGATGAGCTGCTAATTGGCGGCGAGATCCAGGAGACATCGAAGAAGAATGTACTTAAAGCGATTGCCTCACAGGATCTGCTACAAGAG GATGAGACCCCGCAGAGTTTCTTCGATGATCATGGCCTGGGATAA
- the AP-1sigma gene encoding AP-1 complex subunit sigma-2 isoform X2, producing MMLFMLLFSRQGKLRLQKWYMAYPDKVKKKITRELVTTILARKPKMCSFLEWKDCKIVYKRYASLYFCCAIEQNDNELLTLEIIHRYVELLDKYFGSVCELDIIFNFEKAYFILDELLIGGEIQETSKKNVLKAIASQDLLQEDEAVEGTLRDIGLL from the exons ATG ATGCTTTTCATGCTGCTGTTCAGTCGGCAGGGCAAGCTACGGCTGCAGAAGTGGTACATGGCCTATCCAGATAAGGTGAAAAAGAAGATCACCCGCGAGTTAGTGACCACGATACTGGCTCGCAAGCCCAAGATGTGCTCGTTCCTGGAGTGGAAGGACTGCAAAATCGTATACAAGAG ATATGCCAGCTTGTACTTCTGTTGCGCCATCGAGCAGAACGACAATGAGTTGCTGACCCTAGAGATCATCCATCGCTATGTGGAGCTGCTGGATAAGTACTTTGGCAGC GTTTGCGAGCTGGACATCATATTCAACTTCGAGAAGGCGTATTTCATTCTCGATGAGCTGCTAATTGGCGGCGAGATCCAGGAGACATCGAAGAAGAATGTACTTAAAGCGATTGCCTCACAGGATCTGCTACAAGAG GACGAAGCCGTTGAGGGCACTTTAAGAGATATTGGACTACTCTAA
- the AP-1sigma gene encoding AP-1 complex subunit sigma-2 isoform X1 has product MMLFMLLFSRQGKLRLQKWYMAYPDKVKKKITRELVTTILARKPKMCSFLEWKDCKIVYKRYASLYFCCAIEQNDNELLTLEIIHRYVELLDKYFGSVCELDIIFNFEKAYFILDELLIGGEIQETSKKNVLKAIASQDLLQEDETPQSFFDDHGLG; this is encoded by the exons ATG ATGCTTTTCATGCTGCTGTTCAGTCGGCAGGGCAAGCTACGGCTGCAGAAGTGGTACATGGCCTATCCAGATAAGGTGAAAAAGAAGATCACCCGCGAGTTAGTGACCACGATACTGGCTCGCAAGCCCAAGATGTGCTCGTTCCTGGAGTGGAAGGACTGCAAAATCGTATACAAGAG ATATGCCAGCTTGTACTTCTGTTGCGCCATCGAGCAGAACGACAATGAGTTGCTGACCCTAGAGATCATCCATCGCTATGTGGAGCTGCTGGATAAGTACTTTGGCAGC GTTTGCGAGCTGGACATCATATTCAACTTCGAGAAGGCGTATTTCATTCTCGATGAGCTGCTAATTGGCGGCGAGATCCAGGAGACATCGAAGAAGAATGTACTTAAAGCGATTGCCTCACAGGATCTGCTACAAGAG GATGAGACCCCGCAGAGTTTCTTCGATGATCATGGCCTGGGATAA
- the AP-1sigma gene encoding AP-1 complex subunit sigma-2 isoform X5, giving the protein MMLFMLLFSRQGKLRLQKWYMAYPDKVKKKITRELVTTILARKPKMCSFLEWKDCKIVYKRYASLYFCCAIEQNDNELLTLEIIHRYVELLDKYFGSVCELDIIFNFEKAYFILDELLIGGEIQETSKKNVLKAIASQDLLQEDFNEYLN; this is encoded by the exons ATG ATGCTTTTCATGCTGCTGTTCAGTCGGCAGGGCAAGCTACGGCTGCAGAAGTGGTACATGGCCTATCCAGATAAGGTGAAAAAGAAGATCACCCGCGAGTTAGTGACCACGATACTGGCTCGCAAGCCCAAGATGTGCTCGTTCCTGGAGTGGAAGGACTGCAAAATCGTATACAAGAG ATATGCCAGCTTGTACTTCTGTTGCGCCATCGAGCAGAACGACAATGAGTTGCTGACCCTAGAGATCATCCATCGCTATGTGGAGCTGCTGGATAAGTACTTTGGCAGC GTTTGCGAGCTGGACATCATATTCAACTTCGAGAAGGCGTATTTCATTCTCGATGAGCTGCTAATTGGCGGCGAGATCCAGGAGACATCGAAGAAGAATGTACTTAAAGCGATTGCCTCACAGGATCTGCTACAAGAG GACTTCAATGAGTATCTGAACTAG